The Spirosoma radiotolerans genome has a window encoding:
- a CDS encoding D-TA family PLP-dependent enzyme — protein sequence MEQAPWYSIADVTQLDTPALVVYPDRVKQNIAFLIKAVDNVSRLRPHVKTNKSREACQLMLDAGIRKFKCATIAEAEMLAMIGAPDVLLAYQPNEAKMHRLLRLMSTYPDTAFSCLVDNSTTAQQLSDRAVAANQVVPVYIDLNVGMNRTGMAPGGAVLALYAELDQLPGVRPVGLHAYDGHLRDPDIAVRTNQCDAAFWPVQLLSDTLVSQGFARPVLVVGGSPTFPIHAKRPDVECSPGTFIYWDKGYQSALTEQPFLPAALVVSRVISLPDATKVCLDVGHKSVAAEGELAQRITFLNAPDVTAIGQSEEHLVVEVELGHSYQIGDVFYGLPNHICPTVALYERAYTIENGDVTAEWRTISRDRLISV from the coding sequence ATGGAACAAGCGCCCTGGTACTCGATTGCCGACGTAACCCAACTCGATACACCTGCTCTGGTAGTTTATCCGGACCGGGTCAAACAAAATATTGCGTTCCTAATAAAAGCGGTGGACAACGTGAGTCGGTTGCGGCCCCATGTCAAAACAAATAAATCGCGGGAAGCCTGCCAGTTGATGCTCGACGCGGGTATTCGGAAGTTTAAATGTGCCACCATCGCCGAGGCCGAAATGCTGGCGATGATCGGTGCGCCTGATGTGCTGCTGGCTTATCAGCCAAACGAGGCCAAGATGCATCGGTTGCTACGCCTGATGAGCACTTATCCCGACACCGCGTTTTCCTGTCTGGTCGATAATAGCACAACTGCACAGCAACTGTCTGACAGGGCTGTGGCGGCTAACCAGGTCGTACCGGTCTACATCGATTTGAACGTGGGCATGAACCGAACCGGGATGGCACCGGGTGGCGCTGTTCTGGCGCTGTATGCAGAACTGGATCAATTGCCGGGTGTTCGACCCGTGGGCTTGCACGCCTATGACGGGCACCTGCGCGACCCGGATATCGCCGTTCGTACAAACCAATGTGATGCGGCTTTCTGGCCCGTTCAACTCCTGAGTGATACGCTTGTTTCGCAGGGGTTTGCCCGGCCGGTGCTAGTGGTGGGCGGGAGCCCGACGTTTCCGATTCATGCCAAACGGCCGGATGTGGAATGCAGTCCCGGTACGTTTATTTACTGGGATAAAGGTTACCAGAGCGCGCTGACCGAGCAACCGTTTTTACCGGCTGCGCTGGTCGTCTCGCGGGTAATCTCCCTGCCCGATGCAACGAAAGTATGCCTGGATGTGGGCCATAAGTCCGTCGCTGCCGAGGGCGAACTTGCCCAGCGGATCACGTTCCTGAACGCACCGGATGTAACCGCCATTGGGCAAAGTGAGGAGCATTTAGTGGTAGAAGTCGAACTGGGTCACTCATATCAGATCGGCGATGTTTTCTACGGATTACCGAATCATATTTGCCCGACGGTAGCCCTTTACGAACGGGCCTATACCATCGAAAACGGTGACGTAACCGCCGAGTGGCGGACCATCTCCCGCGACCGCCTGATTTCTGTGTAG
- a CDS encoding RidA family protein, whose translation MQINPMSPEKAFADTGLSLPPAPQPLGVYKPFLIDGKYLYVSGHGPVQDDKSLIIGRVGADLDIEQAKLAARQVGLTILSTIRTNLGSLDRVKRVIKVLGMVNCTADFGRHPYVINGCSELFATVWGPDNGIGVRSAVGMGSLPDNIPVEIEALFELV comes from the coding sequence ATGCAGATTAACCCTATGTCGCCTGAGAAAGCCTTTGCTGATACCGGTCTTTCATTACCGCCTGCGCCCCAGCCGTTGGGTGTTTACAAACCATTTCTGATTGACGGTAAATACCTATATGTGTCGGGGCATGGCCCGGTGCAGGATGATAAAAGCCTGATAATTGGCCGGGTTGGGGCCGATCTGGACATAGAACAGGCCAAGTTGGCTGCCCGGCAAGTGGGCCTCACTATTTTGTCGACCATCCGAACAAACCTAGGTAGCCTTGATCGGGTAAAGCGCGTTATTAAGGTGCTCGGCATGGTGAACTGCACGGCCGATTTTGGTCGGCATCCGTACGTCATCAACGGATGCAGCGAACTTTTTGCTACCGTTTGGGGACCCGACAACGGCATTGGCGTTCGGTCGGCGGTGGGTATGGGTTCATTGCCCGACAATATTCCGGTCGAAATCGAAGCTTTATTTGAACTGGTTTAA
- a CDS encoding rhamnogalacturonan acetylesterase — protein MKKRLSILLFSLTAFLWMAATQVQRPTLYLIGDSTVKNSNDKGDGGMWGWGHFIDAYFDTTRIHIENHAIGGRSSRTFLTEGRWDKIMTRLKPGDFVMIQFGHNDASAVNDTLRARGTLKGTGNETQEIDNLITKKHEIVHSYGWYIRKYVTDTKAKGAIPIVLSLVPRNSWKEGKVIRGDTDYGKWAAEVANGEQGGKSGAYFINLNELVARKYDVVGDSTLLQATYFVKDNTHTNAAGAKVNASSVIDGLKELKACPLNKFVNE, from the coding sequence ATGAAAAAGAGACTATCCATCCTGTTGTTTTCCCTGACTGCTTTTCTCTGGATGGCCGCCACCCAGGTGCAACGCCCCACCCTTTACCTCATCGGTGACTCGACCGTTAAGAATTCCAACGACAAGGGCGATGGGGGCATGTGGGGTTGGGGGCACTTCATCGACGCTTATTTCGACACAACGCGCATTCATATTGAGAACCATGCCATTGGAGGGCGAAGCAGCCGTACCTTCCTGACTGAAGGCCGCTGGGATAAAATCATGACCCGGTTAAAACCTGGCGATTTTGTCATGATCCAGTTTGGGCACAACGATGCCAGTGCCGTTAACGATACCCTCCGTGCCAGGGGAACACTTAAAGGCACGGGTAACGAAACGCAGGAAATCGATAATCTGATTACGAAAAAACACGAGATCGTACACAGCTACGGCTGGTATATCCGCAAATATGTGACCGACACCAAAGCCAAAGGAGCCATACCCATTGTCCTGTCATTGGTACCACGCAATAGCTGGAAAGAGGGGAAAGTGATTCGTGGCGATACCGACTACGGCAAATGGGCTGCCGAGGTGGCCAACGGAGAGCAGGGTGGCAAAAGTGGAGCTTACTTCATTAACCTCAACGAACTGGTTGCCCGCAAGTACGACGTCGTGGGCGACTCTACGCTCCTGCAAGCCACGTACTTCGTGAAAGATAACACGCACACGAACGCTGCCGGAGCAAAAGTCAACGCATCGTCGGTGATCGACGGACTTAAAGAATTGAAGGCGTGCCCATTGAACAAATTCGTGAACGAGTGA
- a CDS encoding SGNH/GDSL hydrolase family protein: MKQFCILLALICLTGSIKHEEVSWVAIGDSITYLNDHLDETGNRVTKGYMTRVVERLPYIHFTNQGHNGWTSGGIAKEIDNLGLVKADIYSVFLGTNDWWSSRPLGRLADYQANAGNTTVYGSFRIIVNKLRQLNPQAPIVLITPMQRADFVYLTNFKNNAYGSYKAKNGQYLEAFANAIDSIGKFEHLPVLDLYHANGLKLKKLVKFKRLKDPKSGQYTNYPYPDFIDIPFRPETDEYPYPVEAIDMTYDGLHPSDKGYELISRQLVKILKKY, translated from the coding sequence ATGAAACAGTTTTGCATTCTCCTGGCTCTAATCTGTTTAACGGGCTCCATTAAACATGAAGAGGTTAGCTGGGTGGCGATTGGAGATTCCATCACGTATTTGAATGACCATCTGGACGAAACCGGAAATCGAGTTACCAAGGGGTACATGACCCGGGTTGTCGAACGGCTCCCGTACATTCACTTCACAAACCAGGGGCATAATGGCTGGACCTCGGGTGGTATTGCCAAAGAAATCGACAACCTGGGACTGGTTAAAGCGGATATATATTCCGTCTTTCTGGGCACCAACGACTGGTGGTCGAGCCGGCCTCTAGGCCGTTTGGCCGATTATCAGGCCAATGCCGGTAACACGACAGTATATGGTTCCTTCCGGATTATTGTCAATAAACTCCGCCAATTGAATCCACAGGCGCCCATCGTTTTGATCACGCCCATGCAACGGGCTGATTTTGTGTACCTGACGAATTTTAAGAACAACGCCTATGGCTCGTATAAAGCCAAAAACGGACAATATCTCGAAGCGTTTGCCAACGCAATCGACTCCATTGGTAAATTCGAACACCTGCCCGTGCTGGACCTTTACCACGCCAACGGATTAAAACTAAAGAAGCTCGTTAAGTTTAAACGCCTGAAAGACCCGAAAAGCGGCCAGTATACCAACTACCCGTATCCAGACTTTATCGACATTCCATTTCGCCCCGAAACAGATGAGTACCCGTATCCGGTGGAGGCTATTGACATGACCTACGACGGCCTGCATCCATCCGACAAAGGATACGAACTGATCAGCCGCCAACTCGTCAAAATTCTGAAAAAGTACTAA
- a CDS encoding YbhB/YbcL family Raf kinase inhibitor-like protein, whose product MKRVLFAAALLIRSVSVSLAQQPAPAAPTAAPPMRLTTTAFPDGGLIPIKFTQAAPGAAPGGGASPALTWTDVPAGTQSFVLHMHDVDVSRNKTIDDNLHWLVWNIPATSTGLPEAIPAGAQLPDGSYQVNVFTPSYRGPGAAASGPLHHYVFELYALDTKLDVKPGTEGSATRTAVLNAIQAHVLGKAAYVGLFKRPQ is encoded by the coding sequence ATGAAACGAGTACTCTTTGCCGCTGCCCTACTGATCCGTTCGGTTTCAGTTTCGCTTGCCCAGCAACCAGCCCCGGCCGCACCAACCGCAGCCCCGCCAATGCGGTTAACCACCACGGCCTTCCCGGATGGGGGCCTCATTCCGATCAAGTTCACGCAGGCGGCTCCGGGCGCTGCGCCGGGAGGAGGTGCTTCTCCGGCGCTGACCTGGACCGATGTGCCCGCCGGTACGCAGAGTTTTGTGCTGCATATGCACGATGTCGATGTGAGCCGAAATAAAACGATTGACGATAATCTCCACTGGCTGGTCTGGAACATTCCGGCTACCTCGACCGGGCTGCCCGAAGCAATTCCTGCCGGAGCACAACTGCCAGATGGCAGTTATCAGGTAAATGTGTTTACCCCTTCCTATCGGGGGCCGGGTGCGGCTGCTTCGGGGCCTTTACACCATTATGTTTTTGAACTGTATGCCCTGGATACCAAACTCGATGTGAAGCCGGGAACAGAAGGATCGGCCACACGAACAGCCGTATTAAACGCCATTCAGGCCCACGTATTGGGCAAAGCGGCCTATGTCGGCCTGTTCAAGCGCCCTCAATAA
- a CDS encoding amidase, which yields MNRRNFIKSSSVASVSAASLTVAACNTPKKTSSENDTQPFTDEFELNELTIGDLQKKMQSGQASSATITQLYLDRIEAIDKNGPGLNAVIEVNPDALTMAKAMDEERKAGKNRGPLHGIPVLIKDNIDTGDQMMTTAGSLALEGHKAAKDAFVVTKLREAGAVILGKTNLSEWANFRSTRSSSGWSSRGGQTRNPFVLDRSPCGSSSGSGSAVAANLCAVAVGTETDGSIIAPSSFCGVVGIKPTVGLISRSGIIPISKTQDTAGPMARTVTDAAILLGAMVGIDPADAVTSESNGKSTKDYTTFLQANGLSGKRIGVEKSFLKGHEGVVGLYKQAIEVLKKQGASIVEVELLKSLSDIGGAEFTVLQYEFKDGVNRYLATANARVKTLAEVIAFNQQNAVKAMPFFKQETLESSEAKAGLDSKEYTDALAKTRSSRQLIDKLMAEHKLDAICGTSIGFAGCIDLINGDYDTGFYFCPPAAMAGYPHITIPMGSVQGLPVGFSLIAGAYQEGALLTMGYAYEQASKKRVRPTFINSLIPA from the coding sequence ATGAACAGACGGAATTTTATCAAGAGCAGTTCGGTGGCTAGCGTATCGGCTGCGTCGCTGACCGTAGCAGCCTGCAACACACCCAAAAAGACAAGCTCAGAAAATGACACCCAACCCTTCACGGATGAGTTTGAACTGAATGAACTAACCATCGGTGATCTCCAGAAGAAAATGCAATCGGGCCAGGCTAGCTCGGCCACCATTACCCAGTTGTACCTAGACCGCATTGAGGCCATTGATAAAAATGGCCCTGGCTTGAATGCCGTTATTGAAGTTAACCCCGACGCGCTGACCATGGCTAAAGCGATGGATGAAGAACGCAAGGCGGGCAAAAACCGGGGGCCGCTACATGGCATCCCGGTGCTGATCAAAGACAACATCGACACGGGCGACCAAATGATGACAACCGCTGGTTCGCTGGCGCTGGAAGGCCATAAAGCGGCAAAAGATGCCTTCGTCGTCACTAAATTACGGGAGGCCGGGGCGGTCATTCTGGGCAAAACAAACCTCAGCGAGTGGGCCAACTTCCGGTCAACCCGCTCGAGCAGTGGGTGGAGCAGCCGGGGCGGGCAAACCCGGAACCCCTTTGTGCTGGACCGCAGTCCATGCGGCTCCAGCTCCGGGTCAGGATCAGCCGTGGCCGCCAATCTGTGTGCGGTGGCCGTTGGGACCGAAACGGATGGTTCCATAATTGCCCCTTCCTCGTTTTGTGGCGTAGTCGGGATAAAGCCAACCGTCGGACTGATCAGCCGCAGCGGCATTATTCCCATTTCGAAGACGCAAGATACCGCCGGGCCAATGGCCAGAACCGTAACCGATGCCGCCATTTTACTGGGCGCTATGGTAGGCATCGATCCGGCCGATGCCGTCACCAGCGAAAGCAACGGCAAAAGCACGAAAGATTACACCACTTTTCTCCAGGCAAACGGGTTATCGGGCAAGCGCATTGGCGTCGAGAAATCATTCCTGAAAGGGCACGAGGGCGTGGTTGGCCTATATAAACAGGCCATTGAGGTGCTGAAAAAACAGGGCGCAAGTATTGTTGAGGTTGAGCTGCTCAAATCGCTTAGTGACATTGGCGGGGCTGAATTTACGGTCCTGCAATACGAGTTTAAAGACGGCGTGAACCGGTATCTGGCAACCGCCAATGCCCGCGTCAAGACACTGGCCGAGGTGATTGCGTTTAACCAGCAGAACGCGGTTAAAGCCATGCCTTTTTTCAAGCAGGAGACACTGGAGAGTAGCGAGGCTAAAGCCGGACTGGACAGCAAGGAATATACCGATGCACTGGCCAAAACCCGGAGTTCGCGCCAGCTCATCGATAAACTCATGGCCGAACATAAGCTGGATGCCATCTGCGGGACCAGCATTGGATTTGCGGGCTGTATCGACCTGATCAACGGCGACTACGATACGGGTTTTTATTTCTGTCCACCAGCGGCTATGGCGGGTTATCCGCACATCACCATTCCGATGGGCAGTGTTCAGGGCTTACCCGTCGGCTTCTCGCTCATTGCCGGAGCTTATCAGGAAGGCGCCTTATTGACCATGGGCTATGCCTATGAGCAGGCATCGAAAAAGCGGGTACGGCCTACGTTTATCAACTCCCTGATTCCGGCCTGA
- a CDS encoding helix-turn-helix domain-containing protein: MTFEFNAYSAPLLFGFIQGWIYALLLWVRARREERLSDWLLGWVLVGLSFNIWEYMLGFGGIEILWRELEFFPRTIGFLFPALCYFYLKSQINADFRFSRHDLWHAVPFLVYVVYHLIVFSMGPAFVERWKATVHYPYHINDIESVAGIALSVYYLILSLRLYRQYRAWIKTQFSDTETISFRWFRNFLIALTATFLFSLFMMILDVVFTLTFWQDWWDELAGVFMIYYVGIHGYAQVQPGRRLTFGQTTVTDSSPDGVGVEPERVPESVLQTSELARLVSRTPTALATDLIPWRDTLLAYMENERPYLDPDLSLNDLARRLKTNTSVLSPVINAGTGKNFNDFVNQYRVDAFKRQALDPANGHLSLLGIALDCGFNSKATFNRAFKKLTGQSPREFVESVE; encoded by the coding sequence ATGACGTTTGAGTTCAACGCTTATTCAGCGCCCCTGCTATTTGGCTTTATTCAGGGCTGGATTTATGCCCTGTTGCTATGGGTACGGGCCCGGCGCGAAGAACGCCTGTCTGACTGGCTGCTGGGCTGGGTATTGGTGGGCCTTAGCTTCAACATCTGGGAGTACATGCTGGGCTTTGGCGGTATAGAAATTCTTTGGCGCGAACTGGAGTTTTTCCCCCGGACAATCGGCTTTTTGTTTCCGGCTTTATGCTATTTCTATCTGAAAAGCCAGATTAATGCCGACTTTCGATTCTCCCGGCATGATCTCTGGCACGCGGTTCCGTTTTTGGTTTATGTCGTTTACCACCTTATCGTTTTTTCGATGGGGCCTGCCTTCGTCGAGCGTTGGAAAGCGACTGTACATTACCCGTACCACATCAACGACATAGAGTCTGTGGCGGGTATTGCCCTGAGTGTCTATTACTTAATCCTGTCATTACGGCTTTACCGGCAGTATAGAGCCTGGATAAAAACGCAGTTCTCGGATACCGAGACAATCAGTTTCCGCTGGTTCCGGAATTTCCTGATTGCGCTGACGGCTACGTTCCTGTTTAGCCTGTTCATGATGATTCTCGATGTTGTGTTTACGCTTACTTTTTGGCAGGACTGGTGGGATGAACTGGCGGGCGTTTTTATGATCTATTACGTTGGTATTCACGGCTATGCACAGGTGCAACCTGGTCGGCGGTTGACGTTTGGGCAAACGACAGTCACTGATTCATCACCAGATGGAGTAGGAGTGGAGCCGGAAAGAGTACCTGAATCGGTGCTGCAAACCAGTGAATTAGCCCGGCTGGTGAGTAGAACACCCACTGCTTTAGCCACGGATTTAATCCCCTGGCGCGACACGTTGCTGGCTTATATGGAGAACGAACGTCCTTATCTGGACCCGGACTTGTCGTTGAACGACCTCGCCCGGCGACTCAAAACGAACACTTCCGTACTGTCGCCGGTCATCAACGCCGGAACGGGGAAGAATTTCAATGATTTTGTCAACCAATACCGGGTCGATGCGTTCAAACGGCAGGCGCTTGACCCGGCCAATGGCCATTTGAGCTTATTGGGCATCGCCCTGGATTGTGGCTTCAACTCGAAAGCAACGTTCAACCGTGCCTTTAAAAAACTTACCGGGCAGTCGCCCAGAGAGTTTGTGGAATCGGTTGAGTAG
- a CDS encoding TonB-dependent receptor, which translates to MAQSITGSVQDTKNQPASFAVVKLLRANDATLAKGTLADEAGHYTFTEVSAGTYQVQVSLVGMANTTSQPVSVQDGQSFELKPLVLNIAGQTLTDVTVRAQKSLVEQQVDKTVLNVATDATAQGKTAYELLQQAPGVVIDPNDNIRMAGKQGVNVFIDGKPANLSAADLANLLRATPASTIDKIELITNPSARFDAQGGAGIINIKFRRDKRLGLNGNASGGYGQSDHHRANAALDLNYRANRINLFGNAAVSDNFQITNVLLDRVAGGSQFRQRGYDSDGTRAIIYKAGVDYTLDHRKASPRQTIGLVVSGNSSGNRFGTYTTTKLINSQNTLDSSLINQSTTGTAERPARNNRVNAALNYRYADTLGLELNLDADVTRFTNTAPSAITSNYVDPNGQPLFRRQRRFDAATDITIVTLKGDFVKEWKSRHLKLETGLKRTDVSTDNDLLAFTGPDHTETTEQPDVNRTNRFTYREKVSAVYASLNRSVGKWSVQGGVRVEHANVTGRSVDLRQQTINSPDTSYLNLFPTAFVQYRATDNSQFSINYGRRIGRPNYQDMNPFVYQIDPYTSQRGNPYLRPTYTHNLEFSYTYKWASTIKLAYSHTDDFATDVIRQEGLMAYQTVANVGRVDALNLSVSTPYQFTKGWSVYAYAGATWNGFRGRLSANEPFDQRAFAFEGYMQHSFTLSKVWSAQVSGFWSAPTRQTVYRIGGLGALNLSLQKKIMQDRGKITLGIDDLLNTMRWKQSADFLTQQFNIDRKWESRRATIRFSYRFGSKDVKAARERPTGTEAERIKTKSNL; encoded by the coding sequence ATGGCCCAATCCATAACGGGTTCTGTGCAGGATACCAAAAACCAGCCTGCGTCGTTTGCTGTCGTCAAGCTTCTTCGAGCCAATGACGCTACGCTTGCCAAAGGAACACTCGCTGACGAAGCCGGCCACTATACATTTACGGAAGTAAGTGCTGGTACGTATCAAGTTCAGGTATCGCTGGTAGGCATGGCAAACACCACTAGTCAGCCTGTTTCGGTGCAGGACGGGCAGTCGTTCGAACTGAAGCCATTGGTGCTCAACATTGCCGGGCAAACGTTGACGGATGTGACCGTTCGGGCGCAGAAATCATTGGTCGAACAGCAGGTCGATAAGACCGTACTCAATGTGGCGACCGATGCCACAGCTCAGGGGAAAACGGCCTATGAACTGTTGCAACAGGCACCCGGCGTGGTTATTGACCCGAACGATAACATCCGGATGGCTGGGAAACAGGGCGTGAATGTGTTTATCGACGGAAAACCAGCGAACCTGTCGGCGGCTGATCTGGCCAACTTGCTCCGGGCCACGCCCGCATCGACTATTGACAAGATCGAATTGATTACGAACCCGTCGGCCCGCTTCGATGCACAGGGTGGGGCGGGGATCATCAACATCAAATTCCGGCGGGATAAGCGCTTGGGCCTGAACGGAAATGCATCCGGAGGCTACGGCCAGAGTGATCACCATCGGGCCAACGCGGCTCTTGATCTGAACTACCGCGCCAACCGTATAAATCTGTTCGGGAATGCCGCCGTTAGTGATAATTTTCAGATTACCAACGTCTTATTGGACAGAGTGGCGGGTGGATCGCAGTTCCGTCAACGCGGCTACGACTCCGACGGAACGCGGGCAATTATCTACAAAGCCGGGGTCGATTATACGCTGGACCATCGGAAGGCATCACCCCGGCAAACGATTGGCCTCGTGGTATCGGGCAACTCGTCGGGCAATCGCTTCGGAACATATACCACGACTAAACTTATTAACAGCCAGAATACACTGGATTCGAGCCTCATCAATCAATCGACAACCGGAACGGCGGAACGTCCCGCGCGAAACAATCGGGTCAATGCCGCCCTGAACTACCGCTATGCCGATACGCTGGGCTTGGAGCTAAACCTCGATGCGGATGTGACGCGCTTTACCAACACCGCACCCAGCGCCATCACCAGCAACTATGTCGATCCAAATGGCCAGCCGCTGTTTCGGCGGCAACGCCGGTTCGATGCGGCAACCGACATTACCATCGTTACGCTGAAAGGCGATTTTGTGAAGGAGTGGAAAAGCCGCCATCTGAAACTCGAAACCGGCCTCAAACGAACCGATGTTTCCACTGATAATGACTTGTTGGCGTTTACCGGGCCGGATCATACAGAAACGACCGAACAACCCGACGTCAACCGGACAAATCGGTTCACCTATCGGGAGAAGGTCAGCGCGGTGTATGCCTCGCTAAACCGGTCCGTAGGGAAATGGTCGGTGCAGGGCGGGGTACGGGTCGAACACGCGAATGTGACGGGACGCTCCGTCGATTTGCGCCAACAGACCATCAATTCGCCGGATACCAGCTACCTGAACCTGTTTCCAACGGCCTTTGTACAGTATCGGGCTACCGACAACAGTCAGTTTTCGATCAATTACGGACGACGGATCGGGCGACCCAACTACCAGGACATGAATCCGTTTGTATACCAGATCGATCCCTACACCAGCCAGCGGGGCAACCCCTATCTGCGCCCCACCTACACCCACAATCTTGAATTCAGCTATACGTACAAATGGGCGTCGACAATTAAACTGGCTTATAGTCATACCGATGATTTTGCCACCGATGTCATCCGGCAGGAAGGTCTTATGGCCTACCAAACGGTTGCTAATGTGGGTCGGGTCGATGCGCTGAATCTATCGGTTAGTACACCGTACCAGTTTACGAAAGGATGGAGCGTGTATGCGTATGCCGGAGCCACCTGGAATGGGTTTCGGGGAAGGCTGTCGGCTAACGAGCCATTCGATCAGCGGGCGTTTGCCTTCGAGGGGTACATGCAGCATTCGTTTACCCTCTCGAAAGTCTGGTCGGCGCAGGTGTCGGGCTTCTGGAGTGCCCCCACCCGGCAGACGGTTTATCGTATTGGCGGGCTGGGTGCGCTGAACCTGAGCCTTCAGAAGAAAATCATGCAGGACCGTGGCAAAATCACCTTAGGAATCGACGATTTGCTGAATACCATGCGCTGGAAACAGTCGGCTGATTTCCTGACTCAGCAGTTCAACATTGACCGAAAATGGGAAAGTCGCCGGGCAACGATCCGGTTTAGTTATCGCTTTGGCAGCAAAGACGTCAAAGCAGCCCGCGAACGACCGACTGGAACAGAGGCAGAACGAATCAAGACGAAAAGCAATCTATAA